The region GGCGCCGGCGATCTCGCCGAGCAGGTCGTCCTGCACCCCGGCGGCTTCGAGCGCCGCCTGCTGCTCGGCACGGTCACGAGCGATCTCGGCGTCGGTCAGCTCGACGACGTGCAGGTCGGACTTCTGCGCGGGGACCGCGAGGACCTCGAGCGGCGGCGGCACCTCGAACGCGGTGTCGAGGCCCTGCAGCGCGCTGAACTTGCGCACCTGCGGCACCACGCGGGAGTCGAGCGAGGACGTCATCTTGTTGAACTGGTCGACCGTCCCGTTGAGCTTCTTGGACAGCTGCTCGAGGTGCCCGCCGAAGATCGCGAGGCGCTTGTGGAGCTCGCGCCCCACGGCGAAGACCTGTCCGGCCTCGGCCGCGAGCTTCTCCTGCCGCCACGTGTAGGCCACGGTCCGCAGCAGCGCCACCAGCGTCGCGGGGGTGGCGGGGACGACGTTGCGCTCGAACGCGTACTCCTGGAGCGACGGGTCCTGCTCGAGCGCCGCGTTGAGAAACACCTCCGACGGCACGAACATCACCGTGAACTCCGGAGTCGCCTCCAGGTGGGACCAGTACTCCTTGCCGCTCAGCTGGTCGATGTGGGTGCGCATGTGCCGGGCGTGGGCCAGGAGGCGCTTGGCGCGCGTGGCGTCGTCGCGCGCCTCCATCGCCTCGAGGTAGCCGTTGAACGCGACCTTGGAGTCCACGACGACCTGCTTGCCGTCCGGGAGCGAGACCACGAGGTCGGGTCGCAGCTTCCCGCCCTCGAGCTGCACCTGCTCGGTGAATGACACGTGCTCGACCATGCCCGCCGCCTCGACGGTGCGGCGCAGCTGCATCTCGCCCCACTGCCCGCGCACCTGCGGGGCGCGCAGCGCGTTGACGAGCGCCGACGTCTCCGTGCGCAGCTGCTCCGAGGACTCCTGCATCCCGCGGACCTGCTGCGCCAGCGCGGCGTGCGCCTCGAGGCGCGCCTTCTCCGCCGTCGTCATCTCCTCCTTGACCTGCCCGAGCGTCTGAGCGAGCGGTGCGACGAGCTGCTTGACGGCCTCCTCGCGCTTGGCGAGCTCGGCGGCGCCCTCGCCGTGGGTGCGCTTGAGCCGCTCCTCGGCCTGGGCCAGGAACGCCTCGGTGTTGGCGGCGAGCGCCTTCTTCGAGAGCGCGTCGAACTCGTCGGCGAGGCGCTTGGTGTCGCCACGCAGCTCTGCGATCCGTGCCTCGGCGTCGGCGCGCAGCTTCGTCTCGCGGGCCTCGCCGTCGGCCCGGCGCTGCGCCTCGGCCTCCGCGTGCCGGCGCTCGAGCGACTCGAGCGCGGCCGCGTGCCGCTCCTCTGCCTCCGCGACCGCACGCGCCCCGCGCCGCTCGGCCTCCCCGAGGCGTGCTGCCGCGTCCTCGCGGGCCTGGGCGGCCGTGCGCTCGTGCGTTCCGCGCGCCTCCTCGAGCGCGAGCGCCCCGGCCTCGCGCACCTGCTCGAGCTGCGCCGTCGCGCCCTCGAGACGCGAGGTGAGCGCGCTGACCTCGGCCGACGCGGACGAGGCGTTCGAGGCCGCGCGGCCCTGCGCGAGCAGGAACCCGACGACCCCGCCGACGGCGAGGGCGGC is a window of Litorihabitans aurantiacus DNA encoding:
- the rmuC gene encoding DNA recombination protein RmuC, whose protein sequence is MDITSLLLALAALAVGGVVGFLLAQGRAASNASSASAEVSALTSRLEGATAQLEQVREAGALALEEARGTHERTAAQAREDAAARLGEAERRGARAVAEAEERHAAALESLERRHAEAEAQRRADGEARETKLRADAEARIAELRGDTKRLADEFDALSKKALAANTEAFLAQAEERLKRTHGEGAAELAKREEAVKQLVAPLAQTLGQVKEEMTTAEKARLEAHAALAQQVRGMQESSEQLRTETSALVNALRAPQVRGQWGEMQLRRTVEAAGMVEHVSFTEQVQLEGGKLRPDLVVSLPDGKQVVVDSKVAFNGYLEAMEARDDATRAKRLLAHARHMRTHIDQLSGKEYWSHLEATPEFTVMFVPSEVFLNAALEQDPSLQEYAFERNVVPATPATLVALLRTVAYTWRQEKLAAEAGQVFAVGRELHKRLAIFGGHLEQLSKKLNGTVDQFNKMTSSLDSRVVPQVRKFSALQGLDTAFEVPPPLEVLAVPAQKSDLHVVELTDAEIARDRAEQQAALEAAGVQDDLLGEIAGADDGDAASDRAARRGRASA